The window AGTACTCTTGTCTTTCCACTTCCCGCTCCTGCCATAATTAATAATGGACCATCTGTCGTTTTTACCGCTCCCTGCTGCTGCGGATTAAGACCGTTTAACAGTTTATCTGTTAAAAAATTCATTATTATTCTTCACCGCCATTCAAACATATGTTCTGTTATAATTTTACACTTCATACTACAATCATTCAATCATTTTCCCTTTACTGCCTTAACAGTCTTTAAAGCTTCTTCTATATCTTCATAAAGACTGTTTCCTACTACAATTACATCGGCAAGTGCGGCCATTTCTCCTGCTTGTTCACGGTTAGAGATACCTCCACCATAGAATAGCAGTGTGTTTTCTAACGAATTCTTTGCTTCCTTAACCACTTCAGGGTCACCATATGTGCCACTATATTCTAAATAAAAGACTGGTAGATGAAACATCCGTTCAGCCATCGACGCATAGGCAGCTACATCCGCTTTAGATAACTCAGTATTTGCCTCCGTCAGTTGCGCTGCTTTACAGTCCTTATTTAAAATGCAATAACCAAGGAAGGAAAATTCCTCCCAATTCATGATATCCCCATATTCTTTGATTGCCTCTTGGTGAAGACCTGTAATCCATTTAGGATTACGGCTGTTTAACACAGTTGGGATAAAATATAAGTCAAATCCCGGTGTAATTGTTTCAATTGAAGAAATTTCCAATACACAAGGTACTGTGTACCGGCGCACTCTGGCCATCAAGTCTAACACATTTTCGATTGTGACTCCATCGGTCCCGCCAACAATGATGGCATCTGTGCCAGATTCACATATCCTTTCCAGTTGCTCATCTGAAAGTGATTTGTTCGGATCAAGTTTAAAAACATGCCTCCACTCACATACATCATACATGCAAACTTCCTCCATTCCATGTTTACATTAAACCATTATAGCATTAGAGAATTTAAATGAAAAAAGAAATTAGGCTGTTGTATTTGCAGGCTTTCCAAGTTAAAAAACCTCAACTTAGATGACTTTTTTACATAAAAAAACCGATGGGTCATTCCATCGGTTTTTTGTCAATTATTCTTCTACAGCAGCTGGTTGATCTTCTTCTTTGATACGCTCCAGTGCCATTTCGTATGCATCATTCCCATAATTTAAACAGCGCTTTACACGTGAAATAGTGGCTGTACTTGCCCCTGTCTCTGTCTCGATTGTATGATAAGTTTTGCCTTCACGAAGCATTCTCGCAACCTCTAAGCGCTGCGCTAATGACTGAATTTCGTTGACCGTACAAAGATCATCAAAAAATCGATAACATTCTTCTAAATCATTCAATGAAAGAATGGCATTAAATAACTGATCTAGTTCTTTTCCTCTTAATTTTTCAATCTGCATGAAGACTACTCCTTTATATTCACTACAAATGACCATTTACTCGAATGAGATTAGCTGCTCAAGGCCAGGGTCAGACGGAATTACATTAATCCATGTCTTTCCTGGTACAAATCCTACCTCTTTACCATCTGCAAAAGGTAAAATTCTACCGTCAACATTTCTCCATTCCACTTCAATCATCTGACCTTTTTGTAATAGGTAAGCTCTTCCACCACTTGTTAAATCAATGTCACGCAAACCTGCATTGTCATCAATAATCCAATGCTTCATCTCCACAATAAATACATTATCAACTACTACTGGATCCTTTGTTTGCTGATCAACCGTCTGCTCTCCATTTGAAGCACGCTTATATTTTTCTAATTTTTGGTCATACTCAAAGGATGAACTAAAGGTTTTGTCATAGTAGGAGATAGATACTGTTTCGGCTTTTTCACCTGCCAAATCATCTGCTTCAGCCTCTGTTAAGAATACAAGTGATTCAGGTGCTTCCTCCATCTCAAAATGGTTTTGGTCAGCCCCTTTTAAAATATTCTTAAAAGAGATATATGAATTATGCGGTGCTTGACGGAAGTTCACTCGTTCAAATAAGCTTCCATCATAGTATAGACCATTTAAATGGTCTATATATCCGCTATCTAGTAATTCTTTGGCACCCACACTATTTCCGTGAGCAATATAAAGACTATCATAGCCATTTGCGAGCTCGATATAGTATTCACGGGCACTTCTCACAGAACCAATAATTTCAGGTTGTTCACTCTGGAAAATGGCAAGAAATCTTGTCACATTTCCCTCTGCCAGAATTTCGTAAACGATATCCGCTTTATAGAGTCCTGATTGCGGCCTGGCTTTAGGATGATTATTCACCATCACTGCAACTGCTCTGCCATCCACTTCATCAGCACTTCCCAGACCTGTTAGCGGATAATGAAATGGCAGCTCACTTTCCTGCGGATCTGATTTCTCGTTAACCCCTTCTTGATTTGGCTCTGACACTTCTCCATTCTCTGTTACTGCCTCTTCTTTCGAATTACAGCCGGCAAGAAGGAAGAAGGTAACAGTTGTCAAGGTTAGCCATTTCTTCCACATATAGAACACACCTCATTTATTGTCCTATTTTTCCACTTCTCCATTTTAACGCATTATAGTCGGAAAGAGTACCATTTTCTTTTTGACCTCATACATTCCTACTGGTGTAATTCGTATATATGGAAGATGGGTAGCTGAGAAAAATAATAAAGTTTGAAAGGGATCTGTATAGCGATAGCCCTTTTCCTGCATATAAGCAACAAATTCCTTTTGCTCAGCAATTAATTCCTCAACCGGCTTCTTAGATACCAACCCTCTTATTGGCAGTGAAATTTCTTTTACAATGACACCATCTTCAGCAATGACGATGCCACCACCAATTTCTTTCATATGTTCAAAAGCCTTCAGCATATCCTTTTTATTTTTCCCAATTAAAATAATATCGCCGGTATGGGTAAAGCTACTAGCCAATCCCGAAAGATTTTTGGCAAAGCCTTTTAGTATCGTATTGATTCTCCAATTTCCCTGCCGGTCAACAAACATAAAGAAGCATTCATCCATGCTATTCCTTAGTTGATCACGGGATACATCAATGGACAGCGAATACGGCTTTGTTATGACGGCATTTTCCATAGCAATTCCTACAGGCATAGAAAACTGCAGGTCCTCTGGCGACAAATCCCAATCTAATTGCAGTGGGGTCATATCAAATTCATCAGCAGATGACAACCTATACCCATCTTTGATTACCACTCCATCACGCTTAACCCATTGCCCTTTAGCTAATACTGATATTGGTGTTGGATTATTTTCATCTGTTAACAGATTAATATTAGCAATCCGACCTGTGGCGATATTTCCATGTAAATATTCAATGTTATAGTGGCGAGCCACATTGATTGTTGCCATATTATAGGCATCAACAACCGGAACTCCCTTTTCTATTGCAATCCTAATCATGTTGTCAATAATTCCCTGCTCATAAAAATCAGCAGATGAACCATCTGTAGTAAGCATAAATTTATCATATACATCAATGCCCAGTTCATGAATTTCATCTAAAAGCTTTGGCAAATCTGGGCGGGTACTAGAATACCTTAATGAAACGGTATATCCCTGCATGAGTCTGTTATATACTTCTTCCCCATTAATCGCTTCGTGATCACTGTCAGCCCCGAGTAAGGTCATTTTCGCCAACGTTTTTTCAGACGCTCCTGGGAAATGACCCTCAATTTTCTTTCTCATCCGTTTGGCTTCTTGAATCCAATGAAGCATCATATCATCACCATCAAGCAGCTTTGGCCATCCGGTTAATTCTCCTCCCTGCAGGACTGCATCATGCTCTAGCCAGGATTTTACATGACTATGAGAAAATGTAACCTCTTCATCCTTTATTTCAGTTTCAGGATCAAAACGGCTCCACCAATACATCGTAGAAGGAATTTGTCTCATTTCTCTCAGGAAGGTAAACGCTTTCTTTTTATCGAGCTGTAAAAATAACCATAGGTTATCATTGATCATCGTCGTTGTACCAAACTGGGATGCATATGCGGCCAGTGTTAGGGGATTATATAAACGAAATGGATGTGCATGTGGCTCAATATATCCTGGAACGAGTGTTAATTTGGTACAATCAACCACTTCGCAGCCTTTCGTGTTTTGTGGCAAACTATTTCCAACATAAACAATTCGATCATCATAAATCCAAATGTTTGCTGTCATCCATTTTCGAAATGTCTGGTTTAAATAACGAGCATTTTTTAACAGTATGGTCGGGGCAATTTTACCATCCATGACAGCAACATGTTCTCGTAAATGTTTATTTTTCCAACGGTAGCGTTGTTCAAGCATGTTACGCCCCTCCTTTATTTAATAAAATGTAAACCCTTACAAGGTTTTTCACTATCAATACTAACATATTTCACGGTTTAGCGCACTAAAGTTTAGCGTAAATTTATTGTAAATTTCTACTTAGAAAGGATTGGTAACATGATAAAAGTAGAAAAAAATATTGGGAAGACATGAAGCTTAAAGATTAGAGGCTGCTATTTAAATAGCAGCCTCTAATCTTTAAGCTGTTTCTATACACATCGTAAAAATCTCTATTTTTTTGCAATAATAAAAGGATTATATACGTTGATCATTCAAGAAATTCACTTGCAAGTGATTTTCTTCATTATATACGCCGAACTCATATCCCTGTTCCTTATAAAATTGAATAATATCGGGAAGTGCTTGTAGTGTTTGTGATTTTTCATGCATTAAGATCACTTCTACTTTTTCAGTCGTTTGGTTTTTTATATTTGTTATAATCTGATCTGGATGGTCTTTCAGTTTCCAATCATACGAATCGATGGTCCAATCCCAAACTTTAATACCCGCATCTACAATTTGATTACGAATTTCTTCAGGCTCTAACCCTGGTACAGAACCATAGGGTGGACGAACTAATTTTGATTTACTACCTGTAATATGATAAATAAGGGCTAACGTTTCTTTCATCTCAGGTACAAATTGTTTATTTTGATACAGCTCATTACTATTATGTGTCATACTATGCGCGCCAATATAATGCCCCTCTTTAACTGCTCGTTTTACAATCTCCTGATAACATGTATTTAGCAAATTACTTCCCTGCATGAAGAATGTGGCTTTAATATTATGTTCCTTCAATACGTCTAAAAATTGACCTGTTAATGCACTAGGACCATCATCAAATGTTAAATAAACAACCTTTCCATCTGTTTTTTCATCTGGTCTTTTATGACTTTCCGGTGATATTTTATTTTTATGTTGCGGTGTATTAAGTGGTTTCCTACTATCTTCTACTATTTCCTTCGCAGGCGTAGAATGATATTTTCCTAGTAAAAAAAACATGATAAAAGATGTAGTAAGAAGAACTACTATGAATATTACCGCTTTAGTTAGGGCTTTTTTCCTTCTGGTTAATTGTTTCATTATCTCTCTATCCCATTTCTGCTGATTTATTATATTTTTAACAGAGTTGACTTCTCATTGAGTGGATTCATACGATTCAACCGATGCTTACAATAAATAATAGGTAGATTAATAGAGAAAGATAGAAGATTTAATTTCCACTAATCTTAAAATAGTGAATAATCCCATCAACAATCCCCTTCTTTGACTTTTCTTGGAATTCCTCTGAATTCATCCGTTTTTCATCGCTTTCATTAGACGTAAAGCCCAGCTCTATTAAAACTGCAGGCGAAGAATTTTCTCTTAATACATGAAAATCACTCTCTTGTATACCTCTATTTCGAGTATCGATATTTTGATCAAAAATAGCCTTTTGTATGATTCTGGCTAACTGTTTATCTTTTCTTTTATTGGCTCCAAAATGAGTTGTGATTCCTTTCACATTCACATCCTCAAATGCATCATGGTGAATGCTGATATATAAATCAGCCTCATGGTCTTTTGCTACCTTTACACGTGCTTGTAATTCTTCTTTCTGATTCGTCCCAGGCAGTAAGCTACTATCAGATTCACGTGTTAATATAACTTTTGCATCCGTTCTTTCTTCTAACTCTTTTTTTATATTTTTAGCTATCTTTAAATTTAGGTCTTTTTCAATTGTTCCAAGTACCTTTCCCTTTGTCCCTCGATCCTCACCACCATGCCCTGGATCAATTACAATGGTTTTCCTGCTCAAGCCTTCAGCTTCCTTCGATTCATTTTTTTGACCTAAAGCATCAATTAACGGTTTATCCTCTCTTAATATATTTTTTTCTCCTTTGGTATTAATTAAACTAAAGATTGCACCCATAATTAATATAATAAATAATAGTAATATCACTCTTTTTTTCATTATATCTTAATCTCCTTATCAGCTTTTAATAGTTTCTAATCAAATATTAATGAATGCTGATAAAGATAAAATGCAGATAAGGTCAAGTTTGTTTAAAACTTGGTATTATGTTAGAGTACATTTTCACTAATATAGTCTAAAAAAAGAGTAGAAAAAAATTCTACTCGCTTTTTTTTAAATGGCTGTGTTAAAGTCCATTGTTGATTTTTAATAGGTTGATTGTAGCGGAAGGCACGAAGATTCCCGCGGTCGCCCGCAGGAAAGCGAAGTGCCTGGAACGAAAATCAACACTCATGTTTAACATAGCCTTTTAGATAGAAGTAAAATAATACTCCATATTCAGTATTCGATACACCATATGGTACATCATGTAATTCTAAAATATTCTTTGAAATTGCGAGGCCTAAACCAGTTCCGCCTTTGGAGCGTTGACGAGACGTCTCTCCCCGATAAAAGCGATCCCATATTTTCTCTATATGTTCTGGCGCAATATGTGTCCCTTTATTTTCAACACATACTTTCACGTAATCGTTTTCTTCTATAACCGAAACAATGATCCTTTCATGCTCTGGTGTGTAACGAATTGCATTCGTAATAAAGTTTGTCATCACTTGTTCAATTCGAAGTTGATTGGCAACTACCATTAATTTAGAAAGCTGTTTATGAACATGCAGCTTCTTCCTAGTTATTTCTGAAGCAAGTTGGTCACATATATATTCAATCATCTCATCAATATAGAAAACTTCCATTTTCATTTTATATGTGCCCGATTCGAATTTAGCTAACTCCAGCATATCAATGATAAGTCGATCCATTTTATCTACTTCTTTTGCCATAGCTTTAAAATAGTAATCCTTTTTATTTGCAGCAACACCGTCTTCTAAGATGGAAATACAGCTCTTCATAATACTTAAAGGAGTCTTTAATTCATGTGAAACACCTGAGATAAATTCTTTTCGCGTCTCTTCTAATCTTTTTTCTTTCTCTATATCCTGCTGCAATTGATTAATATATGAATGTAGAGTTTTCGAGAGTGTATTTATATTTTGAGATAGATCCCCAATTTCATCCTTTGTCGTAATTGGAATCATCTCTGAGAAGTCTAATTCTGCAATCTTTTTTGTCGTACTATTTATTCGTAGCAGTGGTTTAGCGATTTTTTTAGAGTAATAAAACGATGCCAATATAATAAGAATCAATACAAATATAATTAAGTATACATAATAATCCTGTATCATCCTTACAGCCTCATCAACAGGCTGTAAGGATGTCATAGCAAAAATATAATTTGTTTGACCACTTACATCTTTTATTGGTTTAATTAATATTTTATATTTAATATCATTTTGTTCATAATCCAATATCTCTGTAGAAGCTATATCATTAGGTTCCTGACTTAGGATTAAATTGACTTGAAATTGCTTTACCCTATCAATAAATACCCGATTCGAATAATTTAGCCCTCTAGAGCTGTCTGGCCATTGTACGTTGTTAATGGTTCCTGTTAAATATAACTGTGA of the Bacillus tuaregi genome contains:
- the pcrB gene encoding heptaprenylglyceryl phosphate synthase, which codes for MYDVCEWRHVFKLDPNKSLSDEQLERICESGTDAIIVGGTDGVTIENVLDLMARVRRYTVPCVLEISSIETITPGFDLYFIPTVLNSRNPKWITGLHQEAIKEYGDIMNWEEFSFLGYCILNKDCKAAQLTEANTELSKADVAAYASMAERMFHLPVFYLEYSGTYGDPEVVKEAKNSLENTLLFYGGGISNREQAGEMAALADVIVVGNSLYEDIEEALKTVKAVKGK
- a CDS encoding YerC/YecD family TrpR-related protein — its product is MQIEKLRGKELDQLFNAILSLNDLEECYRFFDDLCTVNEIQSLAQRLEVARMLREGKTYHTIETETGASTATISRVKRCLNYGNDAYEMALERIKEEDQPAAVEE
- a CDS encoding DUF3048 domain-containing protein, which encodes MWKKWLTLTTVTFFLLAGCNSKEEAVTENGEVSEPNQEGVNEKSDPQESELPFHYPLTGLGSADEVDGRAVAVMVNNHPKARPQSGLYKADIVYEILAEGNVTRFLAIFQSEQPEIIGSVRSAREYYIELANGYDSLYIAHGNSVGAKELLDSGYIDHLNGLYYDGSLFERVNFRQAPHNSYISFKNILKGADQNHFEMEEAPESLVFLTEAEADDLAGEKAETVSISYYDKTFSSSFEYDQKLEKYKRASNGEQTVDQQTKDPVVVDNVFIVEMKHWIIDDNAGLRDIDLTSGGRAYLLQKGQMIEVEWRNVDGRILPFADGKEVGFVPGKTWINVIPSDPGLEQLISFE
- a CDS encoding adenine deaminase C-terminal domain-containing protein; the encoded protein is MLEQRYRWKNKHLREHVAVMDGKIAPTILLKNARYLNQTFRKWMTANIWIYDDRIVYVGNSLPQNTKGCEVVDCTKLTLVPGYIEPHAHPFRLYNPLTLAAYASQFGTTTMINDNLWLFLQLDKKKAFTFLREMRQIPSTMYWWSRFDPETEIKDEEVTFSHSHVKSWLEHDAVLQGGELTGWPKLLDGDDMMLHWIQEAKRMRKKIEGHFPGASEKTLAKMTLLGADSDHEAINGEEVYNRLMQGYTVSLRYSSTRPDLPKLLDEIHELGIDVYDKFMLTTDGSSADFYEQGIIDNMIRIAIEKGVPVVDAYNMATINVARHYNIEYLHGNIATGRIANINLLTDENNPTPISVLAKGQWVKRDGVVIKDGYRLSSADEFDMTPLQLDWDLSPEDLQFSMPVGIAMENAVITKPYSLSIDVSRDQLRNSMDECFFMFVDRQGNWRINTILKGFAKNLSGLASSFTHTGDIILIGKNKKDMLKAFEHMKEIGGGIVIAEDGVIVKEISLPIRGLVSKKPVEELIAEQKEFVAYMQEKGYRYTDPFQTLLFFSATHLPYIRITPVGMYEVKKKMVLFPTIMR
- a CDS encoding polysaccharide deacetylase family protein, which translates into the protein MKQLTRRKKALTKAVIFIVVLLTTSFIMFFLLGKYHSTPAKEIVEDSRKPLNTPQHKNKISPESHKRPDEKTDGKVVYLTFDDGPSALTGQFLDVLKEHNIKATFFMQGSNLLNTCYQEIVKRAVKEGHYIGAHSMTHNSNELYQNKQFVPEMKETLALIYHITGSKSKLVRPPYGSVPGLEPEEIRNQIVDAGIKVWDWTIDSYDWKLKDHPDQIITNIKNQTTEKVEVILMHEKSQTLQALPDIIQFYKEQGYEFGVYNEENHLQVNFLNDQRI
- a CDS encoding N-acetylmuramoyl-L-alanine amidase family protein, translating into MKKRVILLLFIILIMGAIFSLINTKGEKNILREDKPLIDALGQKNESKEAEGLSRKTIVIDPGHGGEDRGTKGKVLGTIEKDLNLKIAKNIKKELEERTDAKVILTRESDSSLLPGTNQKEELQARVKVAKDHEADLYISIHHDAFEDVNVKGITTHFGANKRKDKQLARIIQKAIFDQNIDTRNRGIQESDFHVLRENSSPAVLIELGFTSNESDEKRMNSEEFQEKSKKGIVDGIIHYFKISGN
- a CDS encoding sensor histidine kinase, translated to MKRGIVLKLFLLTTALCTLILAIIFIGQTLFFKQYYANQKLNDIQMNIQAFEEEYGKSEGNPEKIHAMEQKFYQENTAWITTLDSFGNMKNANDFSLEIQLDRNPNTAFSNRVIQIPLYSLVDLENIQRMQFRFEQGNRIIIDGVQKGETVIPAILTIVDANLLLENKLLSEKLYGNKEQSGILYEKKEITERLYGVSQLPSDSKRAIPEPSPNPSSQLYLTGTINNVQWPDSSRGLNYSNRVFIDRVKQFQVNLILSQEPNDIASTEILDYEQNDIKYKILIKPIKDVSGQTNYIFAMTSLQPVDEAVRMIQDYYVYLIIFVLILIILASFYYSKKIAKPLLRINSTTKKIAELDFSEMIPITTKDEIGDLSQNINTLSKTLHSYINQLQQDIEKEKRLEETRKEFISGVSHELKTPLSIMKSCISILEDGVAANKKDYYFKAMAKEVDKMDRLIIDMLELAKFESGTYKMKMEVFYIDEMIEYICDQLASEITRKKLHVHKQLSKLMVVANQLRIEQVMTNFITNAIRYTPEHERIIVSVIEENDYVKVCVENKGTHIAPEHIEKIWDRFYRGETSRQRSKGGTGLGLAISKNILELHDVPYGVSNTEYGVLFYFYLKGYVKHEC